The DNA segment GGAGACCAGGGATGGGATAAAAACTTAAGGGCGCTCCCGTCACAGGGCTGAGCAAGCGGGAGAGGGGTTGGCAAACCAGCACTGGCCCTGACCTGTGaccggtgcagggggatggggaaggggcaCCCACACAacagcaggggctggaggaatTCATCAGTGTACTCACCAGCTTCAGGGTTCGGATGCTCTCATGGATGGGCCTGGGCAAGCCCACCACGGTGTTGGTGTCActagagagaagggaaagagccAGGCTGGGTGGAGGCAGGAGCAAACCTGAGCCACCCCCATGGGCAAGTCAGAGACCACCACCCTAAGAAGCAGCCAGCGAGCTCAGGACTTCTCTGCTGCCAAGCGGAGGGCAACGGCAGCCCCCACCCTAGCAGTCTCTACCACTACCCCCCCCCAAATcggcagccccccagcctggctctgccggAACCCACCTGCCCAGAGTGTAGCCGATGAACTTGCTGCGGCTGGACTCCAGGAACATCTCAATGTCCTTCTCTCTGCAGCAAAGGGACAAGGGGAAGAGTCACATCTTCCTGTCTGCCTGGGTACACCAAAGCCCCAGGCACGGGGTGTCAGGAAAAGCCTCGCGGTCAGATAACGGAGATGGTGCTGAGCCCACTCCACCGCGAGAACAGCCACCAAAGTGACCATCAGATCGACCACCCATCTTCCCCACACCCCTGCTGAAGTTCTCAATATTTAACAGCCTCTGTTTTCCTCAACCCGCTCCAGCTCTCCCCGCAGCCTGGCCCACGGTCAGCCCCACGGACTCACCGGACCTTGGGGGCCCAGGGCAGCCCCTTGGGACAGGTGATGCGGtcgctggggggatgctgggtggGGGGAGGCATCACTTCATCCCGTTCGAGGGGGAAGGTCTCTCCCTCCAGGCTGTTGTCATcatcattttcctcctcttcctcacggGAGTCATCAGCTTTGTAAGGGTCCCGCTCGTTAAAGGCATCGAGGTTATCCTGCTTAATCAGGGCCTGGAGAGAGAAGAGCGGGCAGGTGTCCCTGGGGACAAGCTGCTCCAAGGCCAGCGCCCAGACCCCAGGCCCCTCGTTAATGTCGCCGTCCCCAGCTCCTCGCACCGGCCTCACCTTGTGCTCCCGCCGGCCTCGCTTCTGCTGCTGCTCGATCAGATCGGAGGCGGACGCGGGCGGGGAGGCAGCGCGCATGTTGCGGATCACTTTAATGCTGTCCTCCGGGAGCGGCGGCAGGCCCAGGATCTCCCGCTTCTCTGCCTTCATGACCTGGAGCTCCTCAAAGCCCCCCAGGGTGCACTGCAAAGGAGACCACGGCACCCTGAGCACGGGGGACTCCTCACCGCACGGCACTGGGGGCTTCTCCACCTGCCCTCCCCACATCCACGCTCCAAGTGTCCCAAATCCTTCCCCAGGGCGGAAAACAAGAGCTGCCTGTCCCCACGCTGCTCTTGTCATTGTGAAAGGCAGAAGGGACAGGAGGGTGTTCAGGCATCCACAACTGAAGTGTCTGGACCTTTTCTTTCATGCAGACCCCAGCCGGGGACCTTGCTTTGGGTCCATCCTTGGCATTCAGCTCCAGACACCAATATCCAATGCTCCTCTATGGGGTGAAACGTGGAGGTGGGTTTAATAGGGTGCAAACTACTCGGCTGAACACCAGAAAAAGAGGATGGAGCAATTACAGGCAGCTCAGAGGGCAGAACTTCCTTCCTCTGCCAAATATCAAACCGCAAGACGCGTGTTGGCACACCCCATGGCTTCTCCTTACCAGCACGGTTTTCCAGAGCAAGAGCAACACCTTCTTCATGGGGAAGTGCGGAGCGTGGCCGCTGCAGAATTTGGTCACCATCCCAAAGAGCATGACGGAGAAGGGCTCGTTGTTGTACAGGGGGGCTCCTGGAACCACATGGCAGCGATAGGCAGGCATTCCTCCTCCCTGTCCTCACCCCAACCACCGGCACCACCAGCCCCTTCATCCTCCTATGGCCTCTGCAGTCTGGCACCCCCCATCTCCAAGATCCTCATCTCACCCCAGAcagctcctctcttccttcccaagGCCTTGTAACCTCCATAATTTCTTACTTCTGCATTGAGAAGAAACGACAGCCCCAATATTCAAAtttttccccagggaaagagCATCCAGACAGCACAAAAGGCTGGCTGGCTTCCTCTGCTCATCTTCCTTTGCCCCACCAGCAAGGTTCAGCCTAGCAGAAACCAACCCAGTGCTGCCAGTCCCTATTAACTGAGGCCTAGACCCAAACCGCATCTCACTCTCTCACTCTTCAGCCCTGGAAACCTCCGTCCCATCAACCCCCAAGCGCCTGGTCCTCACCCAGCTCTGCTCGGAAGGTCTGTCTCATGCCCTTCCACTCGGGTTTGTCCCCCTCGGCCTCCTGCCGAACAGTCTCCACGATCAGGTACATGATGTTCAGCAGCACCCTGCAAACGCAGAAGGTCAGGCAAATCACCAGAGGTGGGGATGAGCTATGGAGGCACCACCGGCACCCAGGGCTCTGGGGGGAGGCTGGATCAGCCCAGAGCACAGCCAGCCCCCACGCACCCACTCCACACCACGGGATCAGCGCTCAGGCACTgcggaaaaaaaagtctctgcaagtcaaagcaggaaaaaaaattgctttcctatACTTTACTGCTTTCATATCCCTGACCAGCCACATGCCTGCCGTGCAGGCTGAACACAAGAGGCATTTACTGGCTGAGCAGACCTGAGTGAACCTGATGATGCTCACGGCGCCGGGGCAGAAGCTGGGACGGCCCTGGGACACCCTCTGGTGCCTGCTGGCTTGTCTCAGCCCAGCAAAGAAACCAGCAAACACGGGGGCCCCCCCTCAACCCCAGAGCATCCCCTCCTCCCAAGCCCTGCTCCGTACCTCAGGTCTGTGCTGTCAGCCAGGGAGATGGCCGGCTTTCTCACGGCACTGCTGCAAGCCGCGCTGTTACTGCGGAGGGAAAACAGTCTCAGAGGGGCCTTTGGAGACATTTTAACTGCCACGAGCAACCCACACACCAGAGCCAAACCCTGGAACAGATACTGCTGCAACGAGTCCCCTGTTCACAGTGCaatggagggaggaggaacagaCCCATCTCTATTTGCCTCAGGCAGCATGGCTCATAGTGAATTTCTGTACAAATCAGGTATAATTTTCTACATTATACATCCACCCAGAACAACGGGAGTCATTCCAGTGGGTGCAGGAATCAGATTAGGGATAGACAGACCAGGAATGGGACTGCCACAAACTGGAAGAACTCCTGCCGAGGCGCTCCAGGGCCATTTCTGAAGTGCTTTCCCCCAGTACTCACTCAATCTCCATGTTCAGCAGCTCCACCAAAGCGTTGAACGTCCCCACTTCCAGCAAGAGGAAGATGTTATACCTCATCCAAGCCTGCACCTCGGCCTCGGAGCTGCACTCCCCAAACGTGCCTGCAACGATACCCTCGCTCGATCCCATCTCCATGGGGATCCCGAGGCCCTCCCACACCACCAGAGCACTTTGCAGGGGGAACGAAGAACAGAGTCTTAATTTTACGGCAAAAAGTTGGATGCAGAGGACGGGACTGCCCTCCTGTGGGTAACGCAGCCCAGGTCTGGCAGAGCCGGGATAGCACGGGGAAGCTGGCCAAATTTTGGACCAAACTCCTATAAACTGTCTGGCTCCCACGAGAATTACCTTCCTTCCAGACATCCCAGGTGAAATCAAAAAcgcaaggaaagaaaattattttaaatattttgaattggTAGTCTTCAATCCATTACCCAGATTTAGCAATGGAGAAACTAAGGGGGCAGAGGCCTGGTGTCACCTTGGGCAACGTAAAGGATGGCTCGGGCAaccctcagcctcttctcccgCGCGGTGACCTCCAGCCCGTCGAGAAGCCGCATGGCGTGAGTGCGGTGCTGGTTCTTGTCCAGCTCGGTCCATTTCTTGTCCCGCACTGAAAAGCCAAAGCAGGCAGGCTGAGGGCACGGGGCACCCTCTGCCTGCCGTGGACACAAACGTCGCAGGAAGAGCTCAAAAGGATTCAGCATGACGGAAAACAGGGCTGCCCCAGGGAACACTGTGCTCCTGGGGATAACGCCCAGGCACGCGTGATCGGCCCGGATGGACCGTCTCCTGCCTTCCATCAGACGACTAGATGAATCACATCCATCTGGCAGCTGATGGGAAATGAGCTGGatgctcttgctgctgccagtATGTTCCAGCACAGCCGTCCTGGCGTCAGTGAACCACCTCGGACATCAACGTCAGCAAACGCTGAAGGCGCTGGAAGCAGCAAGCTGCGCTCCGGGGCCAGCCCACGCACGCTAACGAGGTCTCCAGTACAAACCACGTGAAGATTGTCAGAGCGCAGCTCAAGCTTTCTGACGCAGCATTAATGCATCAAACCCCCTGTCTCCTTCGGGAGatccctgtccctccccagagGTGCGAGAGGTCCAAGAGAAGGGTCTTACCGTGAATCCTGAAATCCTCCTCGAAGCACTTGCGGTTGAGCAGGAACTCCGGCCCTTCCGTGTAGCTGTACAGCTCTGCCAaaagagcacagaggaaaatCTCCAACGACCTGCAGCGAGCCATTGGAGAACGCTGCAACTTGGCCACGTTAATTGCAGTTTTATCCAAAATGAGGGAAATGCAAAAAACACACCCAGCATAaggctaaaaaaattaattacatgatATTACTTCCCTTTTAACGTGAATAAGGTGTTTAAAGACAATAATAGAGCGATACTGGAGTGGACAGAGCTCCTTTAATTACTACCAGGAAAGAAAATCATGGCTGATTAATTGATCCATCAAGACGAGTTCCTTACCAGAGAGCTCTGCTGCCCATTTGTCGGTATCTGCATATTCAAACTCCAGGTCTGGGGACTCCGAATAGCCCTGAAAGCAGAGGATGAGTTCAGTTACATTACCACGTTTTTCAGGAAAACTAAAATCCCCAAGACATTCACAATTCACCTCATCCTCCCGCGAATTCAGGACTGTATCTTCTGTTTAAGAGACCAAAAATGTACCTGCAGCAGCGTAAACGTTACCAAGGCAACTCCTACCCACCTCCTGCATCTCCATCCCAGCTCCGCCGCATTGAGCCACGCTGCGCTTCGCTGGTGGGCAGCCCCTGCCACTGCACCACCTCTAAAACACTCTGGGAGCCCCAAAAGGccaaaaaataaagcaggagaCAGGGCGTGTTTAATCTCAGGGCGGGGAGCGGGTTACGTGGGACCAGGGAGCTCTCAGAGCTCACCCATTGCGCATAGGTGTGTGAAAATTTGGGCTATCCCCCCCAGTGCCGATGGGAGGGATGCCAGCAGATGTGAATAGTGAGGATGAAAGAACTCCAAGCAGCTTTGGTGAGGTTGGAAAAACATCCAGGAGAAGCCGAAGAGCACAAAACATCTGTTCCCTTTAAGGAAATCATCACCGTGGACCCACAGCAAAACCCTCCTGAATCTCAGGGCACCCACTCCCGAGCGAGGGGCAGATCCGACCCGCTGGCTCCATGAAGGGCGGGGGATCTGTGCTGCTCTGCGGGGCTGCGAGCCGTTCCCTGGCACCCCAGGCTCACGCAGACCTCCTCACGGTCCTCCCCTGTCATTTCGGGGAGGGTCACCCACCCGGGTGAGGACACCCATGGAAGTGGACGGCTCTGGAGCCACCCCAGGAATGAAACCAGATTTGGGGGACACAATGGAAAAGCTGTGGGATAAATCAGCTCCACCCAGTCCCACGCAGCCCTCCTGATCCCCCACGGCTCAGGGGTCCCCTCCGGGGCCTCAGCGTCTCGGCGGAGGGGTCGGTCACCTCCCGGCAGAGCCATCCCCGGACCGAGCACCGCAGCGGGACCGACCCGATGCAGGGGGACGCGACAGCCCAGCCCCCGCCGCACCCCGGCCACCGCCACACGGGGCTGGTACTGACCGGCAAAGCTGGGGAGAAGCCCTGGAAAGAGGGTGACCGGTGCCGGGCCCGTCTGGGGACCTGGGACCGAGCCACCCTCACGCCCCAGACAGGTCAAACCGACCcagacttggggaagagagggatgAACGGGAAACCGGCACCCACCCGAGCCCGGCACCGGCCCAGGCAGGCTCTGGGCAGAGCCGGTACCAAACCGGCCTAGCAGAGGGGCCTCTCGGCCCCACAGAGCTGGTGCCGGCCCGCGCAGCCCCGGTGCTGAGGAGCCAGGCCAAGGCTTTGGGCCCCAGGGGAACCGGTCCCCGAAGCACCGGCTCCGGCGGGAGCGGCCGGTCCAGGGCCGGCCCGGGGGAAGGCGGAGCCCCGGCAGGCTGGGAAACACCGCGCGGGTCAGGACTGAAGCGGCCGGCGGAGCCCGCAGGACCGGCACCTCACGGCCAGGCCCCGGGCCCACGGCGGGGAGGACgacgcggcgcggcccggcccgccccgcccgggaaGGCCGCCCCACCCGcggagccgggcccggcggcagcggcgctgACCTCGGAGTCCTTGCGCGGCGGGCGGCCCAGGTCGCGGGCCTtgccgggcgctgccgccccgccgcgggcctTGTTGTTgcccgggagcggccccgcgcccccgccgccgccgccgccgccgcccggctccaTGTCGGCCGCCCTCCACCGCGCCGAGCTCTCGCGAGGACTCACCCCCCCCTCTCGCGGGAGCGGCAGGGAGAgccggggcagcgccgccgccatgTTGGGAGTGGCACCGGGGGGTGGTTCCGGCCGTCCGGGCGGCTGCGATGTGGctccgcccgccggccccgccgccccgccgccccggccgcgtCACCgcccagcgccgcccgcccccggcgtCCAcggccggcgcggcccccggccgggcggcgAGCTCCGCCCCCGCGCGGCCATCTTAGGTGTGGCACGCCGCTGGCCCCAGCCATGCTGGGAGCGGCACTTCCGCCCTCCCCTGGCCCGGGGAGGCGGGGCCCGACCGCTTGGGGCCGCCATGTTGGGAGTGGCAGGAAGGGGCAGGGGTGCCGGGGTGCGGCTGGAGGGGCCCAGACCCCGACCTGAGGGGCCTAGAACGAGTTGAAGACGTTTGGGGGTCTCAGACCCCAAAGAGAAGGGGTCTGATAGGAATCAGAGGGGAGCCAGACCTGACAGAGGGACCTGATGGGGTTTAAACCCCAAGTGAAAGGCCCCAGCGGGGTCTTAGAGGGGGTCAGACCCCAAAATCCAGGGCCCTGGAGACACTCGGGGGGGCCTGGTGGGGCCCAAAGCCCATCTCGAGGTGGCCAAAGGCAGATCCCAGCCCAGGCCCTGGGCTCGGACACAACTCGGGGTCCCCAAGGCATTGCATTCGCTCGCTCTTCCAAACAAACTGCCCACAAGCGAAAGCGCTTCATTTTTCCTAATAGTTTAATTAGACTTTAATGATTTATTGCTCATCTGCAAGGATTAATATTGCATTCATTAAAAATCATTCATATACAAAATAAACCTCTCCCTCCCGGCCCGACGCTGCCACCGCCATGCCCGGGCTCCCCCCCCCGCAACATGGCTTATACAGAGATGGAGCCCTTATGCCGAGGTTCGACCCTAACGTGGATGGGAAAGGGGGGGACCGTGACCCCCAAGCGCAGGGGTCCCGGCCTGGGTCCCCTCACGGGGAAGGGGGGACGctctcgctcgctccctccctccccgcagaCGCCCATCCCGGCTCACTGAGCCAGGCGTGAGCCCCCCGTGAAGTTTGAGGGATGGCGGAGGGGTCCCTGCGAGGCAGGTGATCCCCAAAATCTGCGAGGAGAGCGTGCGACCCAGCGACAGTCCAGGAGGAGAGCGGACAGGGTGAGAAAGAAGAACAGTCAAAGGAGAAGGTGgcggaggggagaagaggagggcgATCAAAGCCCCGAGCATCCCTCTCATCCCCACGAAGGAGCTTTGCAGCCCCCGGGGAAGCGGCGGCACCCCCAACCCTGCAAAGCCCTGGGGAGGGACCCAGCCAGGCGGCACCAAAAAGGCACCCCTGCTCTGCGGGACGGGGTGCCCGGGGGTGAAGGAGCAGCCCCGGTCGTGGGTACCGCAGCATCTCCATTACGCGTGTACCGGGAGACGCAGGCAGCGGGGGTCCTCCTTCCCTCCGTGCTCTGGCCTtggctgggggaagaaaaaggcattggggagggggggagggaagataAAAAAGCCAAGAGAAACCTCACTGGGTTGCAAGGAGCTTCCCCCGTCCCAGGACAAGCTGCaagagatggaaaagagaaaCACGTCACCACCAAGGATGGGGAGAAAGGGATGAACGAGGCGATGAGAGCGGCTGAAACGCACTGCGagagggcagggaagagctgagaAAGCCCAGCTCAAGGGCAGCGACGGGGAGCTGAGGGCTTTGCGCAGGGGTCTGTGGCGCAGAGGGCCCAGGCTGGGGTACGGGGAAGGCTCAATCTCTGCGTCCATctcaaaataaaaagtgaaacgctccccaaaaaaaaaaacaaaccccagacaCCCTTAAAACCACCCCGCGCTTCTCGGTGGGAGATGGGGCCGCTCGGAGGCAGTGAGCACCCGGACTTGGCAGGCAGCCGCATCCCCGACGTTTCCCCCCCttttaaaacatctctttaaggatcacaaaggaaaagaggaaaaaacaaacaaacaaacaaacaaaaaagttaactCAATTAAGGTGCAGTTTGGCTAAAAAACCTAGGAGAGATGAGGATAATGCTGGGTAAGCGACCCCCGTCCAAATTCAGATTAGCACCCTGAAACAGTGAACTCCCCCCTATCCGGCCGGCCACCAAACCTGGGCCGGCGGCCACCAAAGCTGGGCCACCTCAGCGCAGGGACCTTGGCCGGGCTTGGGGACAGTCACCTATTCGCGAGGTGGCCAGCAGGCGCCACTCTGCTCCCAAGCAGCGCTAGGAGCATTGATCTAGCAGCTAAAACTGGGCTCTTTAAGGCAATTTAGAAGTTGCAGATAATCCACACAAAGAAAGAAACGTAAGATAAGGTAGAACAGCATCTCCGTATCTGCAGGGATCCCAGCCGAGACTTACGCGGGCTGGAaaggtggaaaaaacaaaaacaaaaaccaaaaaaacatcGCTGCAGGAATGAACTGCCCTTGGCACATCAGGAAAGGGAAACCCTCTCcgggagccagggctgggagccacCAGCGGCTTCAGCCACATGAAAGCAAGAAGCGAATCCCAGGTTGTCTGCCAAGATCAGACAGAGATGTAATCATGTAAAAGGGtgaaactgaggggaaaaaaaaaaaaagtgaccttaaAATCACACTGATAAATGTAAAAACAGGTTCctttgttggtttaaaaaaaaaaaaaaaaaaaaaaagaaaaaggtaaaccaaaataaaaatgatctttaaaaataatctctctaATGTTGCCTTGTGTGGTCTGGTCCTTCATGGGTATGGTCCATCAGTATCTAGAAGAGAAGGGAGGGGACGGTGAGGCCGTGGGTGCTTGGGGACACAGCCCCTGGGAGCTGACGCTGTCCCAGTGCAAGGAGATGCCCCCAACGGCACCCACTGGGTGGGGAGGCGGCGGCTCCCTGCCCCGGCCGGCACTGACCTGTAGTAATTGGGTTTGAAAGGCCCATTTTTGTTGAGTCCCAGGTATTTCGCCTGATCGTCCGTCAGTTCTGTCAGGTGGGCGTCAAACGAAGGCAGATGCAAGCTGGCGACGTACTCgtctgggaagggggagaggaaagaggggatCAGGGGGTGCACGTCCCCCACTACGCTGCCGGGAAGATGATGTATGGACTCATCAGATGGCACGAAAAGGGCCAGGGTGCCACGCTGGGTCTGGCTAGGCAGTCCTTGCCACCTAGCACCGTGGATTCACCGTCACGTAAGCCTACGGCAGAGCTGAGCCCAAGCCCCGGTGCCGAGCAGGGCTGGATGTGCACCAAAAGGCACAGGGGCTGCATGAAAAGCCTCGGAGCAAGAAGACTGCAGGATAAGGAATGCCTGCTATGCTGcagaacattaagaaaaataaatctaacaaCCCCCAAGTGTTTTAAGGTTGCTGCCTCCGATGGCTTCCCTGAACTCATCCTCTCCCTGAAAGTTCTGTCCGGTCCAGGTCTGAGTTTCTCCTTACATCCAAAAGCGCTGGCCCACAGCAGCCCAGGGGATAAGTCACTCCGGGTTCCCTTCACTCACCCATCTTCTTCGGCAGCAGGTACACGTCCTGTTTGTAACGGCCCTCGGGAGCATTGTAGAGCTCAATCAGAGCCAGAGCCTGCAGAGATCACAGGGGACAGCCCGGGGACAGTCAGGGACGGCCACCAAGCCGGGCAGCGCTGACCACCCACAATGGCACAAAGCTCTCGGCAGCGGAGATAAGGGTTTGGGAGCCTGAGGGAGGGGGCAAGCATTTCCAAAATGCCTTGAAGGAAAGGCTTCCGCCTAAGGGTACCTCCCTCTCTGGGTCTCCATGATCCCACTAACGCCGGGGGAGgaccagagaggtgggagatgagATGCCACCCAGCTTGTTCGCAGCATCTGGGCTTAACGCCCCGGGGAAAACCAGAACACAaggatggaggagaggggagcagctctAATTCTCTTAAACCGTACGGCCGCCGCGTCACGCGGAAATGAAAGGATTGCTCGTTTTAAACTGGCGGCATCGCTTCAAAAACCATGGCCGCTCCTTCAGCCGAAATAAAACTGCATCTCCCCCAGGTGCCGGTTCACAGAGCTGAGAGCCAggtccaaaacacagccccggtCC comes from the Mycteria americana isolate JAX WOST 10 ecotype Jacksonville Zoo and Gardens chromosome 20, USCA_MyAme_1.0, whole genome shotgun sequence genome and includes:
- the STRIP1 gene encoding striatin-interacting protein 1 isoform X2, which translates into the protein MAAALPRLSLPLPREGGGYSESPDLEFEYADTDKWAAELSELYSYTEGPEFLLNRKCFEEDFRIHVRDKKWTELDKNQHRTHAMRLLDGLEVTAREKRLRVARAILYVAQGTFGECSSEAEVQAWMRYNIFLLLEVGTFNALVELLNMEIDNSAACSSAVRKPAISLADSTDLRVLLNIMYLIVETVRQEAEGDKPEWKGMRQTFRAELGAPLYNNEPFSVMLFGMVTKFCSGHAPHFPMKKVLLLLWKTVLCTLGGFEELQVMKAEKREILGLPPLPEDSIKVIRNMRAASPPASASDLIEQQQKRGRREHKALIKQDNLDAFNERDPYKADDSREEEEENDDDNSLEGETFPLERDEVMPPPTQHPPSDRITCPKGLPWAPKVREKDIEMFLESSRSKFIGYTLGSDTNTVVGLPRPIHESIRTLKLHKYTSIAEVQVHMEDEYLRSPLSGGEEEVEQVPAEILYQGLLPSLPQYMIALLKILLAAAPTSKAKTDSINILADVLPEEMPTTVLQSMKLGVDVNRHKEIIVKAISAVLLLLLKHFKLNHIYQFEYMAQHLVFANCIPLILKFFNQNIMSYITAKNSISVLDYPYCVVHELPELTAESLEAGDNNQFCWRNLFSCINLLRILNKLTKWKHSRTMMLVVFKSAPILKRALKVKQAMMQLYVLKLLKVQTKYLGRQWRKSNMKTMSAIYQKVRHRLNDDWAYGNDLDARPWDFQAEECALRASIERFNSRRYDRAHSNPDFLPVDNCLQSVLGQRVDLPEDFQVNYDLWLEREVFSRPISWEELLQ
- the STRIP1 gene encoding striatin-interacting protein 1 isoform X1 yields the protein MEPGGGGGGGGGAGPLPGNNKARGGAAAPGKARDLGRPPRKDSEGYSESPDLEFEYADTDKWAAELSELYSYTEGPEFLLNRKCFEEDFRIHVRDKKWTELDKNQHRTHAMRLLDGLEVTAREKRLRVARAILYVAQGTFGECSSEAEVQAWMRYNIFLLLEVGTFNALVELLNMEIDNSAACSSAVRKPAISLADSTDLRVLLNIMYLIVETVRQEAEGDKPEWKGMRQTFRAELGAPLYNNEPFSVMLFGMVTKFCSGHAPHFPMKKVLLLLWKTVLCTLGGFEELQVMKAEKREILGLPPLPEDSIKVIRNMRAASPPASASDLIEQQQKRGRREHKALIKQDNLDAFNERDPYKADDSREEEEENDDDNSLEGETFPLERDEVMPPPTQHPPSDRITCPKGLPWAPKVREKDIEMFLESSRSKFIGYTLGSDTNTVVGLPRPIHESIRTLKLHKYTSIAEVQVHMEDEYLRSPLSGGEEEVEQVPAEILYQGLLPSLPQYMIALLKILLAAAPTSKAKTDSINILADVLPEEMPTTVLQSMKLGVDVNRHKEIIVKAISAVLLLLLKHFKLNHIYQFEYMAQHLVFANCIPLILKFFNQNIMSYITAKNSISVLDYPYCVVHELPELTAESLEAGDNNQFCWRNLFSCINLLRILNKLTKWKHSRTMMLVVFKSAPILKRALKVKQAMMQLYVLKLLKVQTKYLGRQWRKSNMKTMSAIYQKVRHRLNDDWAYGNDLDARPWDFQAEECALRASIERFNSRRYDRAHSNPDFLPVDNCLQSVLGQRVDLPEDFQVNYDLWLEREVFSRPISWEELLQ